The following nucleotide sequence is from Erythrobacter aurantius.
GGCGATGATCATCTCTTCGAAATTGCGAATGTAATCAATGTCGGCCTGCGGGATGAGCTTCGGCATCAGCTCGAACAGCTCATCAAGGTTCATGGCATTGAACTGCTTCTTTGAAAGGCCGTAGGAAAGCACAGTTTCACGTCCGCCATGCTTGAGGAAATGGCGGAGGACTTCGGGCTTTTGGAAGGAGTTCAGGAACATTTCTTCGTGGTTGCCTGCTAGCACCCTGACAGAGCGTTGCTGCTGCCAGGTTCTGGTCCGCGCTATCACTCCGGCGCTGTCCGGCCCGCGATCCACCAGGTCGCCCAGAAGCACGACATGGCTTTCTGCCCCGGGGCGAGCCGCGTCGTCCTGCTCGATACCGTCTATCAATGCGCTGTAGAGGTCCAGCCGACCGTGAATATCGCCGATGAGGTAGTAACGTGTGCATTCTGGCACAGCAGCGAGGCGAGGCTGCGGTGCCGACCGGAACAGATTACGCAAGGCTTTGAACATGGGTGATATCGTTGCATTGAAGAAGTTGAACGCTTCCTGTCGGATCGAGTCCAGGCAGGTCGGGGTGTCGCGTCTTGTCGGCGCCCTTTAATCCCATGCTGCCGAAACAGCAACTCACCCGAGCGAAGGTAGCGGTCGTCCGTGAGCAACCGGCAGGGACAGCCCGCAATGAGTGATGCAATTTTTCAACACTCGAGGCGCCTTGTGTGCAGTCGCGTAATTTCTCTTGTGCTTTGCAGCAAATCCCTGCACGATTGTTTCGCATTCGGATGAGATTGCTCACAAAAATAAGCAACCGACGGATGTGCAGGTGGGACGAAGCAACAACACAACAACAAGGAAGTTGTCATGCTCACGTCCATCCGCGGCCTCACGGCTGCAACCCTCTCTGCGGGCCTTCTGCTTGGCGCAGCGCCCGCTTTCGCCTCGGGATCGAATTCTGAAGCAATCACCAATGCAGATCTTGCTGATGACGGGATCAGCACCGATCTGATCGCGGCATCCGCCGCACTTGACGGCGATACTGTCGTAATCACTACCCAGCCGGTAACGTTTGATCGCGCTGGCGAACCTGTCGTCGAAGACGCAAGTTCGATGGGTGGTGAAAGCGGTCTCACCTTCTCCGCAAACGTGGCTCTAACCACCGAATACCGTTTCCGTGGTGTCGACCTGTCGGGCGGTGAAATCGCGATTCAAGGCGGTTTCGACGTCAGCCACTCGTCCGGTTTCTATGTCGGAACCTGGGCGTCCAGCCTTGATGAGCAAACGGTTGGCTATGGCTCCACCGAACTCGATCTCTACGGCGGCTGGAGCGGTAATGTTTCCGACGCGGTGTCTGTCGATGTCGGCTTCATTGCCTATACCTATCCCGATGCGGGTCCGGGTGATTTCGACTACTACGAATTCTACGGCTCGCTTGGCTTCACCTTCGGACCGGTTTCGACGACTACTGGTGTTGCCTATGCGCCTGGACAAGACGGCCTCGATTTCGGCGGTGGCACGGATGACAACCTCTATCTGTACACCGATCTGAGCCTTGGCATTCCGGACACGCCGATCACGCTGAATGGTCACCTCGGCTACACCGATGGTTCGCTGACGTTCACCAACGACGGCAAGGCCTTCGACTGGTCCATCAGTGCAGATGTGGCTCTGGGTGGCAATTTCTCGGCCAATATCGCTTACATCGAAGCCGAAGGCGACCCGGCGCCGGGCGCCTACGATTTCACCGATGGCGCGATCGTCGCAACCATCAGCGCCAGCTTCTGATGCGTTGATCGATTAGCTGGAATAGCCCGCAGGCAAGCGGGAGGAACGGAAGGGCGTAGGGCCGGATGGTCCTGCGCCCTTTCTCTTGTGCAGGACAAGGCCGGGGCCTACTTCGGGGTCGAAAGGAACTGCAATGGTCAAATACCTCCACAGCATGATCCGGGTCACCGATCCGCAGGCAACGGTCGATTTCTTCAAGCTGATCGGGCTTGAGGAAGTGCGGCGTTTCGATGTCGAGGCCGGTCGGTTCACACTCATTTTCCTCGCCGCGCCGGGACAGGAGGGGGTGGCCGAGGTCGAGCTGACCTACAACTGGCCACCGGCAGACGGAAGCGAGCCGGAACAATATGATGGCGGACGCAACTTCGGCCATCTCGCCTACCGGGTCGAGAATATCTATGAAACCTGCCAGCGCCTTGCCGATGCAGGGCACACGATCCATCGTCCGCCGCGCGATGGGCACATGGCTTTCGTCAAGTCGCCCGACGGGATTTCGGTCGAACTTCTTCAGGACGGAAGACTGGAACCCGCCGAGCCGTGGGCCAGCATGGAAAACACCGGTAGCTGGTAACCCGACGCGTAAAGGCGTTTACGCTTCGGTTGGCTGATTGCCCTGATCGTTGCATTCCTCTTCGGGATGCGTCGTTGTCAGTCGCAAGACGATAAAGCCTAGCACAGCCGAGATTGCGGAGCCTGTCAGGATACCGATCTTGGCTTCCTCGATCAGCAGAGGCTGGTCGGGGAAGGCGAGGCCGCCGATGAATATGCTCATCGTAAAGCCGATCCCGCAAAGGATCGAAACGCCCCAGATTTCCGCCCAGCTTGCGTTTTCCGGGCGCGGTGCAAAACCGGTCTTGTCTGCCAGGAATACGACCGAGAAGATGCCGACCTGCTTGCCGATCACAAGCCCGGCGGCAATCGCAATCGGAAGCGCGTCCAGCAAGGCCTCAGGCCCCATTCCCGCGAGCGAGACACCGGCATTGGCAAATCCGAAGACCGGAACCACCAGATAAGCGCTCCAAGGAGCCAAACCGTGCTCCAGCTTTTCGAGCATGGAATTGCCGTCACGCCGGCGCAGCGGGATCGTCAACGCGGCAACGACCCCGGCGATGGTGGCGTGCACGCCTGAGTTCAGTACACAATACCAAAGCACGACGGCCAGCAGGATATAGGGCCAGAACACCGAAACGCGGAACCGGTTGAGCGCCAGCAGCAACCCGAACACCACGATCGAGGCGACCAGCCACATAGTGTAAAGCGACTTGGTGTAGAAAACGGCGATCACCACCACCGCGCCAATGTCGTCAACAATTGCGACAGTCAGTAGAAACAGCCGCAGCGATGCAGGAACCCGGCTGCCAAGCAGGCCCAGCACACCCATCGCAAAGGCGATGTCGGTTGCAGCCGGAATTGCCCAGCCGTTGGTATATTCACCACCGCCTGATACCGCTAGGTAGACGATAGCAGGGACCGCCATGCCAGAGGCAGCAGCCAGCATCGGCAAACGCCGCGCTGCCGGATCAGAAAGCTGACCGGAAACGATTTCCCGCTTCACTTCCAGCCCGACCACGAAGAAGAAGATCGCCATCAGGCCGTCGTTGATCCAGTAATGCAGATCCTTGAGCTTTTCGATCGGGGTCCACGGCAGTTTTCCGTAGAACAAATCGCGATATTCCCCTGCGAACGGCGAATTCGCTGCAATCATCGCGGCAGCGGCGACAAGGATCAGCAGAACGCCTGCCGAAGCATCGCTGACGAACAATGCGCGAACCGGAGCAAAGATGCGGCGCAGGGGCCGCGCGAGGGGAACGGACGAATCTGACATAGGAGAGCCTCCTTTCAGAAAAGTCAGCGTGGTTGCAAGGCCAATCCCGGCGCGTTAGTCTGAAAATCTCTCAACGAGGTGGGTCGCCTTGTCTATATTCGAATGGAATGTCTGGCAGTGGCTGGCTGTCTTCCAGCATGAGGTGCTGCTGTTCGCAGCGGTTTTCTTCCTGATCGGCGCGATTGACGATCTTGCGGTCGATCTGTCGTGGCTGTGGTTGAGATGGACTGGACGGGCGGATACAGCCCGGATCCGGCGTTCGGAATTGCAGCAGCGCGCGCTTCACGGCCCTGCGGCGATTTTTATTCCGGCCTGGCAGGAAGCGACGGTGATTGCGCAAACAATCAGGCACATCCTCGCTGCATGGCCGCAAGAGCAGTTGCGCCTCTACATCGGCACCTATCGCAATGATCCGCACACCCTGGCTGCCGCGATGCAGGCCGCACCGGGCGATGCAAGACTGCGGATCGTAATCCATGATCGCAACGGGCCCAGCACCAAGGCCGACTGCCTGAACCGTCTCTACAAGGCGATGCGGGATGACGAGCGGCGCATGGGGCAATTGTTTTCGACAATTGTGCTGCACGATGCCGAAGACCTGGTCGATCCTGCAGGGCTGGGCTTGCTGGATCAGGCCATCGCGGGCGGTGCCGATTTTGCGCAATTGCCGGTCGAACCATTGCCGCAATCAGGCGTGAAGTGGCTGGGCAGCCATTATTGCGAGGAATTTGCCGAGGCTCATGGGAAAGCGATGGTGGTGCGCGGTGCGGTGGGTGCAGCACTCCCGGCAGCCGGAGTTGGTTGCGCGATTTCACGCTCTGCATTGCAAGGGCTTTGCCGCATGCGGTCCGACCTCAAGCCGTTTGATCCTGCATCCCTGACCGAAGATTACGAGCTTGGATTGACGATTGCGGAGAATGGGGGTTCTTGCCGCTTCGTCCGGGTGCGTGGCGAAGATGATCTGCTTGTCGCGACCCGAGCCTATTTCCCTTCGCGCATCGATCACATCGTTCGCCAAAAGACACGTTGGGTTCACGGGATCGCGCTTCAGGGCTGGGATCGCACCGGTTGGGCAAGAGGCGGCATCGAGACCTGGATGCGTGCCCGTGACCGGAGAGGGCCCTTCACGGCCATGCTGCTGTTGCTGGGTTACACGCTGTTGGCGCTTACCCTGCTGCTGCTGGCCGCCGCCAATCTGGGCTGGACCGATCCGCAACCGCTAAGCCCGCTTGTGGCTGCACTGCTTTTCACGAACCTTGGTTTCTTCGTTTGGCGTGCCATTTGGCGCTTTGTCTTCACTGCGCGCAATTATGGTGTGAAGGAAGGCGTCTTGGCGGTGTTGCGCATTCCGGTAACAAACCTTGTGGCGATCATGGCCGGACAT
It contains:
- a CDS encoding TorF family putative porin; protein product: MLTSIRGLTAATLSAGLLLGAAPAFASGSNSEAITNADLADDGISTDLIAASAALDGDTVVITTQPVTFDRAGEPVVEDASSMGGESGLTFSANVALTTEYRFRGVDLSGGEIAIQGGFDVSHSSGFYVGTWASSLDEQTVGYGSTELDLYGGWSGNVSDAVSVDVGFIAYTYPDAGPGDFDYYEFYGSLGFTFGPVSTTTGVAYAPGQDGLDFGGGTDDNLYLYTDLSLGIPDTPITLNGHLGYTDGSLTFTNDGKAFDWSISADVALGGNFSANIAYIEAEGDPAPGAYDFTDGAIVATISASF
- a CDS encoding VOC family protein, with the translated sequence MVKYLHSMIRVTDPQATVDFFKLIGLEEVRRFDVEAGRFTLIFLAAPGQEGVAEVELTYNWPPADGSEPEQYDGGRNFGHLAYRVENIYETCQRLADAGHTIHRPPRDGHMAFVKSPDGISVELLQDGRLEPAEPWASMENTGSW
- a CDS encoding metallophosphoesterase family protein, coding for MFKALRNLFRSAPQPRLAAVPECTRYYLIGDIHGRLDLYSALIDGIEQDDAARPGAESHVVLLGDLVDRGPDSAGVIARTRTWQQQRSVRVLAGNHEEMFLNSFQKPEVLRHFLKHGGRETVLSYGLSKKQFNAMNLDELFELMPKLIPQADIDYIRNFEEMIIAGDYLFVHAGIDPAVPLNEQKRSDMLWIRDRFLDHTGPLEKVVVHGHTIFNKVMDCGNRIGIDTGAFRSGVLTALVLEGDQRRIIQASQSDGGPIEVFQGERER
- the nhaA gene encoding Na+/H+ antiporter NhaA, with amino-acid sequence MSDSSVPLARPLRRIFAPVRALFVSDASAGVLLILVAAAAMIAANSPFAGEYRDLFYGKLPWTPIEKLKDLHYWINDGLMAIFFFVVGLEVKREIVSGQLSDPAARRLPMLAAASGMAVPAIVYLAVSGGGEYTNGWAIPAATDIAFAMGVLGLLGSRVPASLRLFLLTVAIVDDIGAVVVIAVFYTKSLYTMWLVASIVVFGLLLALNRFRVSVFWPYILLAVVLWYCVLNSGVHATIAGVVAALTIPLRRRDGNSMLEKLEHGLAPWSAYLVVPVFGFANAGVSLAGMGPEALLDALPIAIAAGLVIGKQVGIFSVVFLADKTGFAPRPENASWAEIWGVSILCGIGFTMSIFIGGLAFPDQPLLIEEAKIGILTGSAISAVLGFIVLRLTTTHPEEECNDQGNQPTEA
- a CDS encoding glycosyl transferase family protein, whose amino-acid sequence is MSIFEWNVWQWLAVFQHEVLLFAAVFFLIGAIDDLAVDLSWLWLRWTGRADTARIRRSELQQRALHGPAAIFIPAWQEATVIAQTIRHILAAWPQEQLRLYIGTYRNDPHTLAAAMQAAPGDARLRIVIHDRNGPSTKADCLNRLYKAMRDDERRMGQLFSTIVLHDAEDLVDPAGLGLLDQAIAGGADFAQLPVEPLPQSGVKWLGSHYCEEFAEAHGKAMVVRGAVGAALPAAGVGCAISRSALQGLCRMRSDLKPFDPASLTEDYELGLTIAENGGSCRFVRVRGEDDLLVATRAYFPSRIDHIVRQKTRWVHGIALQGWDRTGWARGGIETWMRARDRRGPFTAMLLLLGYTLLALTLLLLAAANLGWTDPQPLSPLVAALLFTNLGFFVWRAIWRFVFTARNYGVKEGVLAVLRIPVTNLVAIMAGHRAVVAYMRALAGGALEWDKTPHDRHPAEAALPITPARPVQV